A region from the Natronocella acetinitrilica genome encodes:
- the der gene encoding ribosome biogenesis GTPase Der has translation MHPVIALVGRPNVGKSTLFNYLTRTRDALVADYPGLTRDRQYGRGRIGERNYIVVDTGGLGDDPNGIELGMQQQAMIAVGEADLVVLLVDARAGLTAADEDIATQLRRLGKPVVLAVNKVDGVDSRLATTDFHSLGLGEPYGISAAHGRGVPGLLEQVFAGLPETAADNESALARLQSDPDSVRVAVVGRPNVGKSTLVNRLLGEERVVVFDLPGTTRDSVFIPFEKDGRRYTLIDTAGVRRRSRISEAVEKFSIIKTMQAIDAAQVVVLVLDAHEGVAEQDAHLVGHVLEAGRGLVIAVNKWDGLGQSDRDEVRRLLSVKLGFVDFANIHYISALHGSGVGLLYDSIQQAHASALRDMSTTRLTQILEDAVASHPPPLVRGRRIKLRYAHQGGRNPPLIIIHGNQAEQVPRTYRRYLVNTFRRVLQLEGTPVRLEFRTTENPYAGKKNTLSPRQLARRQRLMRFVKKKK, from the coding sequence ATGCATCCTGTCATCGCCCTGGTGGGCCGACCCAATGTCGGCAAGTCCACGCTGTTCAACTACCTCACCCGGACTCGGGATGCGCTGGTGGCCGATTACCCCGGGCTGACACGGGATCGGCAATATGGTCGTGGTCGGATTGGCGAGCGGAACTACATCGTCGTGGACACTGGTGGCCTGGGTGACGACCCCAATGGCATTGAGCTGGGCATGCAGCAGCAGGCCATGATTGCCGTAGGCGAAGCCGATCTGGTGGTCCTGCTGGTGGATGCCCGTGCCGGGCTGACGGCGGCAGACGAGGATATCGCCACGCAGTTGCGGCGGCTTGGCAAGCCGGTGGTGCTGGCGGTGAACAAGGTCGATGGCGTGGATTCCCGCCTGGCCACCACGGATTTTCATTCCCTGGGCCTGGGCGAACCTTACGGTATCTCGGCCGCGCACGGGCGCGGCGTTCCCGGTCTGCTTGAACAGGTCTTTGCTGGGCTGCCGGAGACTGCCGCTGACAACGAATCGGCACTGGCCCGCCTGCAGTCGGATCCGGATTCCGTGCGTGTCGCAGTGGTGGGGCGGCCCAACGTGGGCAAGTCGACCCTGGTCAATCGTCTGCTCGGCGAGGAGCGGGTGGTGGTCTTTGATCTGCCCGGCACGACGCGGGACAGCGTATTCATTCCGTTTGAAAAGGACGGCCGGCGCTACACCCTGATTGACACCGCCGGTGTCCGTCGCCGCTCCCGAATCAGTGAAGCCGTCGAGAAGTTCAGCATCATCAAGACCATGCAGGCTATTGACGCTGCGCAGGTGGTGGTTCTGGTACTCGACGCACATGAGGGCGTCGCCGAGCAGGACGCCCATCTGGTCGGCCATGTGCTGGAGGCGGGGCGGGGTCTGGTAATCGCAGTGAACAAGTGGGATGGCCTTGGCCAGAGCGACAGGGACGAGGTGCGGCGCCTGCTGTCAGTGAAACTCGGCTTCGTTGATTTCGCCAACATCCACTACATTTCCGCGCTGCACGGAAGTGGAGTCGGCTTGCTCTACGATTCAATTCAGCAGGCACATGCGTCGGCCTTGCGGGACATGTCCACCACACGGCTCACCCAGATTCTGGAGGATGCGGTGGCCAGTCATCCACCACCGCTGGTTCGTGGCAGGCGCATCAAGTTGCGCTACGCCCACCAGGGCGGCCGCAACCCGCCGCTGATCATCATTCACGGCAATCAGGCAGAGCAGGTGCCACGGACTTACCGGCGTTACCTGGTCAATACCTTTCGCCGGGTACTGCAACTCGAGGGAACCCCCGTCCGGCTGGAGTTCCGTACCACAGAGAACCCCTATGCGGGCAAGAAGAATACGCTGAGCCCGCGGCAGTTGGCGAGACGGCAGCGGCTGATGCGGTTTGTGAAAAAGAAAAAATAG
- the queA gene encoding tRNA preQ1(34) S-adenosylmethionine ribosyltransferase-isomerase QueA, which translates to MRLTDFHYELPDDLIARYPAAERSASRLLCLDGESGALLDRRFSDLPQLLRAGDLLVLNDTRVVPARLFGRKASGGLIEVMIERVMDSRHASARVRASKSPRPGAELLLDGGARVLVTGRDDDLFLLEMSEGPGFPALMEASGHMPLPPYIRRADEAIDRERYQTVYAREPGAVAAPTAGLHFDEALLAAVERVGVSLARITLHVGAGTFAPVRVDDVTTHRMHSETLTVSAATCEQIAETRAGGGRVIAVGTTVVRALESAAATGTLEAYSGETDIFIYPGYRFRVIDGLLTNFHLPESTLLMLVSAFSGRDNILAAYRHAVAERYRFFSYGDAMFLHPPHPSAGR; encoded by the coding sequence ATGCGCCTGACCGACTTCCACTACGAACTGCCGGACGATCTTATCGCCCGCTATCCTGCCGCGGAGCGCAGCGCAAGCCGCCTGCTCTGCCTGGACGGGGAGAGCGGCGCATTGCTGGATCGTCGCTTTTCCGATCTGCCGCAACTGCTGCGTGCCGGAGACCTGCTGGTGCTCAATGACACCCGTGTCGTGCCGGCCCGCCTTTTCGGTCGGAAGGCCAGCGGCGGTCTGATCGAGGTCATGATCGAGCGGGTCATGGATAGCCGACATGCCAGTGCCCGCGTGCGTGCCAGCAAATCGCCCAGGCCCGGTGCCGAGTTGTTGCTGGATGGCGGCGCCCGCGTACTGGTGACCGGCCGTGACGATGATCTGTTTCTGCTGGAAATGTCCGAAGGGCCCGGCTTTCCTGCGCTGATGGAGGCGAGCGGTCATATGCCGCTGCCGCCATATATCCGGCGTGCCGACGAAGCCATTGATCGGGAGCGCTACCAGACTGTTTACGCCCGTGAGCCCGGAGCAGTCGCAGCGCCGACGGCTGGCCTCCATTTTGATGAGGCCTTGCTGGCGGCGGTGGAACGGGTGGGGGTGTCGCTTGCCAGGATTACCCTGCACGTGGGAGCGGGCACCTTTGCGCCGGTGCGCGTCGATGACGTCACCACCCACCGCATGCATAGCGAGACACTGACCGTCAGCGCCGCGACCTGCGAGCAGATTGCCGAAACCCGGGCCGGTGGTGGGCGTGTCATCGCGGTGGGGACGACCGTGGTGCGGGCACTGGAATCTGCCGCAGCCACCGGTACGCTCGAGGCCTACAGCGGCGAAACCGATATCTTCATCTACCCCGGTTACCGCTTCCGGGTGATTGACGGGCTGTTGACCAATTTCCACCTGCCGGAGTCCACACTGCTGATGCTGGTCTCGGCTTTCTCCGGTCGTGACAACATCCTGGCTGCCTATCGGCACGCGGTGGCCGAACGGTATCGGTTTTTCAGTTATGGCGATGCCATGTTCCTCCACC
- a CDS encoding MATE family efflux transporter, which produces MNSNNPDTPSSHRRTVWLLAWPLILSNLTVPLLGLVDTAVMGHLPDSRYLGGVTLGAMLFSFLYWGFGFLRMGTTGLAAQRTGAEDTSGQRLVLAQALLVAFALGILLIALQIPLVTLGLWLLDGSPEVTDLAREYATIRMWSAPAVLANYVLIGWFLGLGNSRFTLWLMLVNNLVNIVLDLVFVLGLGMTVDGVALASVIADYSALALGLWLCLRTLRRLGGRLPVPELSRLAAYRELFSVNSALFIRTLLLLFAMAFFTSQGARQGDVILAANAVLMQFIMLTSFGLDGFAHAAESLVGRAVGRRDIRLFRAHVRAAAEWSLGVAGAFALVFALGGNLLVAMLTDIGEVRDMAAIFLPWMVVMPLLAVWSYLLDGIFIGATRTKEMRDTMLLAVIGAYLPLWFVTQEMGNHGLWLAFTGFIVVRSTLLGGVFWLEWRRGRWIPQTPARSTDANP; this is translated from the coding sequence ATGAACAGCAATAATCCGGATACGCCGAGCAGTCATCGGCGCACCGTGTGGTTGCTTGCCTGGCCCCTGATTCTCTCCAACCTGACCGTTCCCCTGCTCGGCCTTGTGGACACCGCCGTGATGGGCCACCTGCCGGATAGCCGCTATCTGGGTGGAGTCACGCTGGGCGCAATGCTGTTCAGCTTTCTGTACTGGGGTTTCGGTTTTCTGCGCATGGGCACAACCGGCCTCGCCGCGCAGCGCACCGGTGCCGAAGACACTTCAGGGCAGCGGCTTGTTCTGGCACAGGCGCTGCTGGTCGCATTCGCCCTCGGCATCCTGCTCATTGCCCTGCAGATTCCGCTGGTCACGCTCGGCCTGTGGTTGCTGGACGGCAGCCCCGAAGTCACCGATCTCGCCCGGGAATACGCAACCATACGCATGTGGAGTGCGCCAGCCGTGCTGGCCAACTATGTGCTGATCGGCTGGTTCCTGGGCCTCGGTAACAGCCGCTTCACGCTCTGGCTCATGCTGGTCAACAATCTGGTAAACATCGTTCTCGATCTGGTGTTCGTGCTTGGCCTGGGCATGACTGTCGACGGTGTGGCGCTGGCGAGCGTCATCGCCGATTACTCCGCCCTGGCCCTGGGGCTGTGGCTTTGCCTGCGCACCCTGCGGCGTCTTGGCGGTCGACTGCCCGTACCCGAGTTATCCCGCCTCGCCGCCTATCGGGAACTCTTCTCCGTCAATAGTGCGCTGTTCATCCGCACCCTGCTGTTGCTCTTCGCCATGGCCTTCTTCACCAGCCAGGGTGCGAGACAGGGCGATGTGATCCTTGCGGCGAACGCGGTGCTGATGCAATTCATCATGCTCACCTCGTTCGGGCTGGATGGATTCGCCCACGCAGCGGAATCTCTGGTGGGGCGCGCCGTCGGACGCCGTGACATCAGGCTGTTCCGAGCCCACGTCAGAGCCGCTGCGGAGTGGTCCCTGGGGGTTGCCGGTGCCTTTGCCCTGGTTTTCGCCCTGGGCGGCAATTTACTCGTTGCCATGCTCACCGACATCGGCGAAGTGCGCGACATGGCCGCGATCTTTCTGCCCTGGATGGTGGTGATGCCGTTACTGGCGGTCTGGAGCTACCTGCTGGACGGTATCTTCATCGGCGCGACGCGCACGAAGGAGATGCGGGACACCATGCTGCTCGCGGTGATCGGCGCTTATCTACCACTGTGGTTTGTGACACAGGAAATGGGCAACCACGGTCTGTGGCTTGCCTTCACGGGGTTCATTGTCGTGCGTTCGACGCTGCTGGGTGGAGTCTTCTGGCTGGAATGGCGACGCGGGCGCTGGATTCCCCAGACGCCCGCGAGAAGCACTGACGCTAATCCATAA
- a CDS encoding EAL domain-containing protein, with product MSELVRGSAVAGILPELGHSRLAELDTLGPLLDALLLLFDADNGFLALAEPDQVRWLRLARSGDCPDTDRDELIRLLVQTASTPLRTWEADTPEPIRQLAANAFMVRREASQVAGTFLLVLNDCDQVATREAARLGGLDQLWNALEQIILRERLGIWLEGALPWSQGRSAILEAVTTATGLSVLAIDANGDVLAMNNALAKTIGDNVVNLLGRPLFTLLPDEGNHGQEQRIRRQLTSDDPWLHFLELQARDGNLLEYSCTTRLFRDRGQPQLLIIACCRAEDTCVTPPVTGKLHELLTSGRDAVLITDGEDLHFPGPRILYANPAFSRMTGFPPESVLGRSPHMVQGENTDRENMARFIQRLRKHRQARTEAINYTREGAEYRVEIEARESVDPLSNRRQYVATQRDVTVRRLTERSHTELELALQHVGDGVILCDHLDRISWFNGSGQTFLLSRADGMGRLLSEQLAEPGDGLPLQAALQRARTEQTAQELELVGMREGRLLWARLTPLPPRRCEPHAVAVTIRDITDFSTARHQLELQAMAMETTPSAMALTDNQGYIIWLNQTMERLFGSHIQHTGDYLPGLMPHSATAARHTLQSAIAERSDWHGEVSWYLPDNGGTALYEHALTPLRPARSRAETVYLFTGQNITARRDYTRLLELRNRRLISLVALQDLARTDARSSELALEATERIRANMMGHRASLVLLQPDGRLETMASAALGELSGSELPAPEEQLVELIRQPQDRKAFAVCLVGGDPEGGDLPSCLVVAPIGIRGRAYGALLLSTEPERQFVDADLMYHRAVADIVDSALHAETQRGRTEHLIHNDPLTNLPNRRSFLDQLQFMVEVAAEQQAELALLVLDLNRFRQINDSFGHEVGDELLRMVGTRLRQSIPDSAVVARVGADEFGVLLPFSRADAADTLAARIHEYINAPITIGLDTLHLRVSIGIATFPSDGRQADDLLLSANSARLEAKRLRQPTIASRRRGPGFTREDVRIEHRLHAALDTGSLYLHYQPIRRLDTDEVTDLEVLVRWDDPVLGQVPPARFIPVAENTGVIQALDRHVLDQALQETAASGVNVSVNVSAQTLLDEDYCGFVRRVLQKHRRPARALTLEITERVFADTARIRPVLQKLVELGVHIAIDDFGTGYSSLHLLPELPVSRLKIDRSFLGRRNEKPGYAAVILASVRLARGIGIHSLIEGVETQLDLDWVRATGLDYAQGYFLGRPAPLDDLYGVKAKPR from the coding sequence GTGAGCGAACTGGTCCGGGGCAGCGCCGTGGCGGGCATTTTGCCGGAACTCGGCCATTCCAGGCTCGCAGAGCTGGATACCCTGGGGCCTTTGCTGGACGCCCTGCTTCTGTTGTTCGACGCAGACAACGGCTTCCTGGCTCTGGCGGAACCCGATCAGGTTAGATGGCTTAGGCTCGCGCGAAGTGGCGACTGCCCCGACACTGATCGGGACGAGCTTATCCGCCTCCTTGTGCAGACCGCGTCAACGCCTCTGCGTACCTGGGAGGCCGACACTCCCGAACCCATTCGACAGCTTGCAGCGAACGCCTTCATGGTGCGACGCGAGGCGAGCCAGGTTGCTGGCACCTTCCTGCTTGTACTCAATGACTGCGATCAGGTCGCGACCCGGGAGGCCGCCCGGCTCGGTGGGCTTGACCAACTCTGGAATGCCCTGGAGCAGATCATCCTCCGGGAGCGCCTGGGAATCTGGCTAGAGGGGGCGCTGCCCTGGAGCCAGGGCCGGTCAGCGATCCTGGAGGCCGTCACCACAGCCACCGGCCTGTCGGTACTGGCCATTGATGCCAATGGCGACGTGCTCGCCATGAACAATGCGCTTGCGAAGACCATCGGCGACAATGTTGTCAACCTGCTGGGCCGCCCCCTGTTCACGCTGTTGCCCGACGAAGGCAACCATGGCCAGGAACAACGGATTCGACGACAACTCACCAGCGACGACCCCTGGCTGCACTTTCTGGAATTGCAGGCCCGGGACGGTAATCTGCTGGAATACAGCTGCACGACGAGACTGTTCCGCGACCGGGGGCAACCACAGCTTCTGATTATTGCCTGCTGTCGCGCGGAGGATACCTGCGTCACCCCGCCAGTGACCGGCAAACTCCATGAGCTCCTTACCAGCGGCCGCGACGCTGTGCTGATCACGGACGGCGAGGATCTACACTTCCCCGGACCGCGGATTCTCTACGCCAACCCGGCATTCAGCCGCATGACGGGTTTCCCGCCGGAGAGCGTGTTAGGCCGCAGTCCACACATGGTCCAGGGTGAAAATACCGATCGGGAGAACATGGCTCGTTTCATCCAGCGCCTGCGAAAACACCGCCAGGCGAGAACCGAGGCGATCAACTACACCCGGGAAGGGGCCGAATACCGCGTTGAGATCGAGGCGCGGGAGAGTGTCGACCCGCTATCCAATCGCCGTCAGTATGTGGCCACCCAGCGGGATGTCACCGTCCGCCGCCTTACCGAGCGGAGTCACACGGAACTGGAGTTGGCGCTGCAGCATGTGGGCGATGGCGTGATTCTGTGCGATCATCTGGACAGAATCTCCTGGTTCAATGGCAGCGGGCAGACCTTTCTGCTAAGTCGCGCCGACGGCATGGGCCGTTTGCTCTCCGAGCAACTGGCCGAACCGGGTGACGGGCTCCCATTGCAGGCGGCACTGCAACGGGCCCGCACCGAGCAGACGGCCCAGGAGCTTGAACTGGTTGGCATGCGGGAAGGCCGGCTGCTCTGGGCGAGGCTGACACCGCTACCGCCACGCCGATGCGAGCCTCACGCCGTGGCGGTAACAATCCGCGACATTACCGACTTCAGCACCGCTCGCCATCAGCTCGAGCTTCAGGCCATGGCCATGGAAACCACCCCCAGCGCCATGGCCCTCACCGACAATCAGGGCTACATCATCTGGTTGAATCAGACTATGGAGCGGCTCTTCGGCAGCCATATCCAGCATACCGGTGACTACCTGCCGGGCCTGATGCCGCACAGCGCGACCGCCGCCAGGCATACACTGCAGTCAGCAATCGCAGAACGCTCGGATTGGCACGGAGAAGTCAGCTGGTACCTGCCGGACAACGGTGGCACGGCGCTATACGAGCATGCGCTGACACCGCTGCGACCCGCCAGAAGCCGCGCAGAGACTGTCTATCTCTTCACCGGGCAGAACATCACGGCAAGGCGGGATTACACCCGTCTTCTCGAATTGCGCAATCGGCGGCTTATCTCTCTGGTGGCACTGCAAGACCTGGCACGCACGGATGCCCGATCCAGTGAGCTGGCGCTGGAGGCCACCGAGCGAATTCGCGCCAACATGATGGGACATCGCGCCAGCCTGGTCTTGTTGCAGCCAGATGGGCGACTGGAGACCATGGCCAGCGCCGCCCTGGGCGAGCTGAGCGGCTCTGAGTTGCCGGCACCGGAGGAGCAACTCGTGGAGCTGATCCGTCAACCGCAGGATCGCAAGGCCTTCGCGGTCTGCCTTGTGGGCGGCGACCCGGAGGGCGGAGACCTGCCCAGTTGTCTGGTTGTCGCCCCGATCGGTATCCGCGGCCGTGCCTATGGCGCGTTGCTGCTGTCCACGGAACCGGAACGCCAGTTCGTGGACGCCGACCTGATGTATCACAGAGCCGTGGCAGACATCGTCGACAGCGCGCTGCACGCAGAGACTCAACGGGGACGAACCGAACATCTCATCCACAACGACCCGCTGACCAATCTGCCCAACCGTCGAAGTTTTCTCGACCAGCTCCAATTCATGGTGGAGGTCGCTGCGGAGCAACAGGCGGAGCTGGCCCTGCTGGTACTCGATCTGAATCGCTTCCGGCAGATTAACGACAGTTTTGGCCATGAGGTGGGTGACGAACTGCTTCGCATGGTGGGCACCCGTTTGCGGCAAAGCATTCCCGACAGTGCAGTGGTCGCCAGGGTCGGCGCTGATGAGTTCGGCGTCCTTTTGCCGTTCAGCCGGGCCGATGCGGCGGATACCCTGGCTGCACGCATTCATGAGTACATCAATGCGCCCATCACTATCGGGCTTGATACCCTGCACTTGCGTGTTTCCATTGGCATAGCAACATTTCCATCTGATGGCCGTCAGGCTGACGATCTATTGCTTTCAGCCAACTCGGCGCGGCTGGAGGCGAAACGCCTGAGGCAGCCCACGATTGCCAGCCGACGACGCGGACCCGGTTTTACCCGGGAAGATGTGCGTATCGAGCATCGTCTGCATGCCGCGCTGGATACCGGCAGCCTGTATTTGCACTATCAACCGATCCGCCGACTGGACACCGATGAGGTCACCGACCTCGAAGTGCTGGTTCGCTGGGATGACCCGGTCCTCGGCCAGGTGCCACCGGCGCGTTTCATCCCAGTGGCTGAAAACACCGGGGTGATTCAGGCACTGGATCGTCATGTCCTCGATCAGGCCTTGCAGGAAACAGCAGCCAGCGGCGTCAATGTGTCGGTCAATGTGTCTGCGCAGACGCTCCTAGATGAGGATTACTGCGGATTTGTCCGCCGCGTCCTGCAAAAGCATCGTCGGCCGGCGCGGGCGCTGACCCTTGAGATTACCGAACGAGTCTTTGCCGATACGGCACGGATTCGACCGGTTTTGCAGAAACTCGTGGAGCTCGGGGTGCATATTGCCATTGACGATTTCGGCACCGGCTACTCCTCATTGCATCTCCTGCCCGAACTGCCTGTGAGCCGGCTGAAGATCGATCGCAGCTTCCTGGGGCGACGCAACGAGAAACCCGGTTATGCAGCAGTCATCCTGGCGTCTGTCCGCCTGGCCCGGGGGATTGGCATCCATTCGCTGATCGAAGGCGTGGAGACGCAGCTGGATCTGGATTGGGTGAGGGCCACCGGGCTCGACTATGCCCAGGGATACTTCCTTGGCCGGCCCGCACCCCTGGACGATCTCTACGGGGTCAAGGCAAAACCCCGCTGA
- a CDS encoding TIGR04283 family arsenosugar biosynthesis glycosyltransferase translates to MQVSVIIPTLNEATALPDLLNRLASLRGAANEIIVVDGGSSDGTPQLAHGLADKVLETAPGRAMQMNAGAAVAGGDMLWFVHADTLPTGQALDVMQSLQAQAEFWGRFDVSISGRSGWLPIVAFFMNQRSRLSGIATGDQGMFVHRRLFEAVGGFPAQPLMEDIALSKILRRRAAPHCRRERLETSGRRWEQRGVWRTILLMWRLRLAYFLGADPAQLAARYR, encoded by the coding sequence ATGCAGGTGTCGGTGATCATTCCCACCCTCAACGAAGCCACTGCTTTGCCGGATCTGCTGAACCGTCTGGCCAGCCTTCGGGGTGCCGCTAACGAGATCATTGTGGTCGACGGTGGCAGCAGTGACGGAACGCCGCAGCTGGCCCACGGCCTGGCGGACAAGGTGCTGGAGACCGCACCAGGTCGTGCCATGCAAATGAATGCCGGCGCGGCCGTTGCCGGCGGAGACATGCTCTGGTTTGTCCACGCCGATACCCTGCCAACCGGGCAGGCTCTGGATGTGATGCAGTCGCTGCAAGCGCAGGCTGAGTTCTGGGGGCGTTTCGATGTCTCTATCAGCGGTCGGTCGGGTTGGTTGCCCATTGTCGCCTTTTTCATGAACCAACGATCCAGACTGAGCGGCATCGCAACTGGCGATCAGGGCATGTTCGTCCACCGTCGCCTGTTCGAGGCAGTCGGTGGTTTTCCGGCTCAGCCCCTGATGGAGGACATTGCATTAAGCAAGATTCTCCGTCGCCGAGCGGCTCCGCATTGCCGCCGCGAGCGGCTGGAAACCTCCGGTCGGCGCTGGGAGCAGCGAGGCGTCTGGCGCACGATACTGCTCATGTGGCGTCTCCGGCTGGCCTACTTTCTGGGGGCTGATCCGGCACAGCTGGCGGCGCGATATCGCTAG